The sequence below is a genomic window from Nicotiana tomentosiformis chromosome 6, ASM39032v3, whole genome shotgun sequence.
tagaaaaaacAGTTCAAACGATTATAGGACATGCACCTCACATATATAACTACGGCCTGCTATCATAAtcaacaacctcggaatcggtaACAGACCGCGAGTGCTGAACAATCGATCGGCCAATGGAATTAATCCATTCCTCTTTCTCCTTCTCAGAATCGGCGATGAAGTACATAGTATCACGACTAGTGGAGAGCTCAAAGGCAAAAGGCTTATTGATTACATCTTCAGCGCCTTTAACAGTGAGGCACTCGGCAACTGAAACCACTCCACGCGGAATGGCGGCGCGTGTGACGGACGAAGGGTCTTTGAACCAGAGAAGCTTGCCTTGTTTAAGAATG
It includes:
- the LOC104102021 gene encoding pleckstrin homology domain-containing protein 1-like, translating into MESLFRSVTGANPNPSDYEEIEFWSNPERTGWLTKQGEYIRTWRRRWFILKQGKLLWFKDPSSVTRAAIPRGVVSVAECLTVKGAEDVINKPFAFELSTSRDTMYFIADSEKEKEEWINSIGRSIVQHSRSVTDSEVVDYDSRP